One region of Wyeomyia smithii strain HCP4-BCI-WySm-NY-G18 chromosome 3, ASM2978416v1, whole genome shotgun sequence genomic DNA includes:
- the LOC129730391 gene encoding arginine/serine-rich coiled-coil protein 2-like isoform X1, with protein sequence MDSLLQNYNSDEEEDQSDLPPDRDTASQVGNTKSSSTSKSSRQAPFSQESHERKRKFPSEDNYEKAKKSNLQSRSTAVEPSLSKKSSKEDVGKDRTIKKSMKKKHSRSSSSSSGSDSSSSSSSSSSSSGSDSSSDSDSSSSSSSSSGSAYRRKDSKIRKKAKKTSKAENNSSRTATQKGTVDMSSSKHGTGGGSSEKVTRMTSPLPSDRRTSPLNKKRETKVESPVKSSRDERRKNTAEREKRRDRSNSRDRHEESKRYNDKGKERRDRDWRDKDRDPTTKHNRNHQDDYRDRRDKHVSRSGSNYKDDKRDRRDRNDRHDRKDRERSRDRKDKRDYEKDRRSRRSSSRDRKRRSSAERGKRRSRSRSKTPLKTSTSKIPPLMSIPSTSTLNASNPALKITPTPPTSYIPPLMGINVPPVDLPSRSSTSGELAIDAVSAMSRSSLIRSNVKAAQLDKMGIDVLQQTKKATESVPLPSYYNPGVVNPVRYADQVQKRKLLWSHKTPESKDVTTNISKWEQAKFSQDKDGKMASKFLRLMGVKDGQKVTSGSSSKPGSSSGDSINKQEELFSTMEQQYEVARQVTHTMRGVGLGFSSQPRTF encoded by the exons TCGGATTTACCGCCGGATAGG GATACCGCATCGCAAGTCGGAAACACCAAGTCCTCGAGCACATCGAAATCAAGCCGACAGGCACCATTTTCACAGGAAAGTCATGAGAGAAAGCGAAAATTTCCATCTGAAGACAATTATGAAAAGGCTAAAAAATCAAACCTGCAAAGCAGGAGCACGGCAGTCGAACCAAGTTTAAGCAAGAAGAGTTCCAAAGAAGACGTCGGCAAAGATAGAACGATCAAGAAGTCGATGAAAAAG AAGCATTCACGTTCTTCATCTTCCTCATCAGGGAGCGACTCCTCTTCATCTTCATCATCGTCTTCTTCATCGTCCGGATCGGATTCGAGCAGTGacagcgacagcagcagcagttccAGCAGCAGTAGTGGCAGTGCTTATAGACGTAAAGATAGCAAGATTCGAAAGAAAGCAAAGAAAACATCCAAAGCAGAAAACAATTCTTCACGTACCGCAACACAGAAAGGAACAGTCGACATGTCTTCTTCAAAGCATGGCACTGGAGGTGGCAGTAGTGAGAAGGTGACTAGAATGACTTCACCTTTACCCTCTGATCGCCGGACCTCACCATTGAACAAAAAACGCGAAACAAAAGTTGAG aGCCCTGTCAAATCTAGTCGAGATGAACGAAGAAAAAATACCGCAGAACGTGAAAAACGTCGCGATCGAAGCAATTCTCGTGATCGTCATGAAGAAAGCAAGCGGTATAATGACAAAGGAAAAGAACGCCGAGACCGGGACTGGCGCGATAAGGATCGCGATCCTACAACTAAGCATAATCGTAATCATCAAGACGATTACCGAGATCGACGGGATAAGCATGTTAGTCGAAGTGGTAGCAACTATAAGGATGATAAACGTGACCGGCGTGACAGAAATGACCGTCATGACCGAAAGGATCGCGAGCGAAGTCGAGATCGCAAAGATAAAAGAGATTATGAAAAGGACCGTCGCAGCAGAAGATCTTCTTCGAGAGATAGAAAACGAAGATCGAGTGCCGAAAGAGGAAAACGAAGATCTCGTTCTAGGAGTAAGACACCGTTAAAAACTAGCACCAGTAAAATACCGCCACTAATGAGTATACCATCAACATCAACCTTGAATGCATCAAACCCAGCCTTAAAGATAACGCCAACTCCACCGACATCTTACATACCACCCCTAATGGGTATTAACGTACCTCCAGTCGATCTACCGTCAAGATCAAGCACCAGCGGAGAATTGGCAATTGATGCCGTAAGCGCTATGTCGCGTAGTTCGCTAATTCGAAGCAATGTGAAGGCAGCGCAGCTTGACAAAATGGGCATTGATGTACTACAGCAGACCAAGAAAGCTACTGAGTCCGTGCCATTACCTTCCTACTATAACCCTGGTGTCGTAAATCCCGTTCGATATGCCGATCAAGTGCAAAAGCGAAAACTGCTATGGAGCCATAAGACACCCGAAAGCAAGGATGTTACCACAAACATCAGTAAATGggaacaagccaaattttcccAAGACAAAGATGGCAAAATGGCGTCTAAGTTTTTACGCCTGATGGGCGTTAAGGATGGTCAGAAGGTAACGTCCGGCTCATCCTCTAAACCAGGCAGTTCTTCAGGAGATAGTATTAACAAACAGGAGGAACTTTTCTCAACAATGGAACAGCAGTATGAGGTGGCACGTCAAGTGACACACACGATGCGAGGTGTGGGTCTTGGCTTTAGCTCGCAGCCACGCACCTTCTAA
- the LOC129730391 gene encoding arginine/serine-rich coiled-coil protein 2-like isoform X3 — MKKKHSRSSSSSSGSDSSSSSSSSSSSSGSDSSSDSDSSSSSSSSSGSAYRRKDSKIRKKAKKTSKAENNSSRTATQKGTVDMSSSKHGTGGGSSEKVTRMTSPLPSDRRTSPLNKKRETKVESPVKSSRDERRKNTAEREKRRDRSNSRDRHEESKRYNDKGKERRDRDWRDKDRDPTTKHNRNHQDDYRDRRDKHVSRSGSNYKDDKRDRRDRNDRHDRKDRERSRDRKDKRDYEKDRRSRRSSSRDRKRRSSAERGKRRSRSRSKTPLKTSTSKIPPLMSIPSTSTLNASNPALKITPTPPTSYIPPLMGINVPPVDLPSRSSTSGELAIDAVSAMSRSSLIRSNVKAAQLDKMGIDVLQQTKKATESVPLPSYYNPGVVNPVRYADQVQKRKLLWSHKTPESKDVTTNISKWEQAKFSQDKDGKMASKFLRLMGVKDGQKVTSGSSSKPGSSSGDSINKQEELFSTMEQQYEVARQVTHTMRGVGLGFSSQPRTF; from the exons ATGAAAAAG AAGCATTCACGTTCTTCATCTTCCTCATCAGGGAGCGACTCCTCTTCATCTTCATCATCGTCTTCTTCATCGTCCGGATCGGATTCGAGCAGTGacagcgacagcagcagcagttccAGCAGCAGTAGTGGCAGTGCTTATAGACGTAAAGATAGCAAGATTCGAAAGAAAGCAAAGAAAACATCCAAAGCAGAAAACAATTCTTCACGTACCGCAACACAGAAAGGAACAGTCGACATGTCTTCTTCAAAGCATGGCACTGGAGGTGGCAGTAGTGAGAAGGTGACTAGAATGACTTCACCTTTACCCTCTGATCGCCGGACCTCACCATTGAACAAAAAACGCGAAACAAAAGTTGAG aGCCCTGTCAAATCTAGTCGAGATGAACGAAGAAAAAATACCGCAGAACGTGAAAAACGTCGCGATCGAAGCAATTCTCGTGATCGTCATGAAGAAAGCAAGCGGTATAATGACAAAGGAAAAGAACGCCGAGACCGGGACTGGCGCGATAAGGATCGCGATCCTACAACTAAGCATAATCGTAATCATCAAGACGATTACCGAGATCGACGGGATAAGCATGTTAGTCGAAGTGGTAGCAACTATAAGGATGATAAACGTGACCGGCGTGACAGAAATGACCGTCATGACCGAAAGGATCGCGAGCGAAGTCGAGATCGCAAAGATAAAAGAGATTATGAAAAGGACCGTCGCAGCAGAAGATCTTCTTCGAGAGATAGAAAACGAAGATCGAGTGCCGAAAGAGGAAAACGAAGATCTCGTTCTAGGAGTAAGACACCGTTAAAAACTAGCACCAGTAAAATACCGCCACTAATGAGTATACCATCAACATCAACCTTGAATGCATCAAACCCAGCCTTAAAGATAACGCCAACTCCACCGACATCTTACATACCACCCCTAATGGGTATTAACGTACCTCCAGTCGATCTACCGTCAAGATCAAGCACCAGCGGAGAATTGGCAATTGATGCCGTAAGCGCTATGTCGCGTAGTTCGCTAATTCGAAGCAATGTGAAGGCAGCGCAGCTTGACAAAATGGGCATTGATGTACTACAGCAGACCAAGAAAGCTACTGAGTCCGTGCCATTACCTTCCTACTATAACCCTGGTGTCGTAAATCCCGTTCGATATGCCGATCAAGTGCAAAAGCGAAAACTGCTATGGAGCCATAAGACACCCGAAAGCAAGGATGTTACCACAAACATCAGTAAATGggaacaagccaaattttcccAAGACAAAGATGGCAAAATGGCGTCTAAGTTTTTACGCCTGATGGGCGTTAAGGATGGTCAGAAGGTAACGTCCGGCTCATCCTCTAAACCAGGCAGTTCTTCAGGAGATAGTATTAACAAACAGGAGGAACTTTTCTCAACAATGGAACAGCAGTATGAGGTGGCACGTCAAGTGACACACACGATGCGAGGTGTGGGTCTTGGCTTTAGCTCGCAGCCACGCACCTTCTAA
- the LOC129730391 gene encoding arginine/serine-rich coiled-coil protein 2-like isoform X2, which yields MYSSDQTRWMQKERQMEKKHSRSSSSSSGSDSSSSSSSSSSSSGSDSSSDSDSSSSSSSSSGSAYRRKDSKIRKKAKKTSKAENNSSRTATQKGTVDMSSSKHGTGGGSSEKVTRMTSPLPSDRRTSPLNKKRETKVESPVKSSRDERRKNTAEREKRRDRSNSRDRHEESKRYNDKGKERRDRDWRDKDRDPTTKHNRNHQDDYRDRRDKHVSRSGSNYKDDKRDRRDRNDRHDRKDRERSRDRKDKRDYEKDRRSRRSSSRDRKRRSSAERGKRRSRSRSKTPLKTSTSKIPPLMSIPSTSTLNASNPALKITPTPPTSYIPPLMGINVPPVDLPSRSSTSGELAIDAVSAMSRSSLIRSNVKAAQLDKMGIDVLQQTKKATESVPLPSYYNPGVVNPVRYADQVQKRKLLWSHKTPESKDVTTNISKWEQAKFSQDKDGKMASKFLRLMGVKDGQKVTSGSSSKPGSSSGDSINKQEELFSTMEQQYEVARQVTHTMRGVGLGFSSQPRTF from the exons ATGTATTCTTCTGACCAAACACGATGGATGCAGAAGGAACGACAAATGGAAAAG AAGCATTCACGTTCTTCATCTTCCTCATCAGGGAGCGACTCCTCTTCATCTTCATCATCGTCTTCTTCATCGTCCGGATCGGATTCGAGCAGTGacagcgacagcagcagcagttccAGCAGCAGTAGTGGCAGTGCTTATAGACGTAAAGATAGCAAGATTCGAAAGAAAGCAAAGAAAACATCCAAAGCAGAAAACAATTCTTCACGTACCGCAACACAGAAAGGAACAGTCGACATGTCTTCTTCAAAGCATGGCACTGGAGGTGGCAGTAGTGAGAAGGTGACTAGAATGACTTCACCTTTACCCTCTGATCGCCGGACCTCACCATTGAACAAAAAACGCGAAACAAAAGTTGAG aGCCCTGTCAAATCTAGTCGAGATGAACGAAGAAAAAATACCGCAGAACGTGAAAAACGTCGCGATCGAAGCAATTCTCGTGATCGTCATGAAGAAAGCAAGCGGTATAATGACAAAGGAAAAGAACGCCGAGACCGGGACTGGCGCGATAAGGATCGCGATCCTACAACTAAGCATAATCGTAATCATCAAGACGATTACCGAGATCGACGGGATAAGCATGTTAGTCGAAGTGGTAGCAACTATAAGGATGATAAACGTGACCGGCGTGACAGAAATGACCGTCATGACCGAAAGGATCGCGAGCGAAGTCGAGATCGCAAAGATAAAAGAGATTATGAAAAGGACCGTCGCAGCAGAAGATCTTCTTCGAGAGATAGAAAACGAAGATCGAGTGCCGAAAGAGGAAAACGAAGATCTCGTTCTAGGAGTAAGACACCGTTAAAAACTAGCACCAGTAAAATACCGCCACTAATGAGTATACCATCAACATCAACCTTGAATGCATCAAACCCAGCCTTAAAGATAACGCCAACTCCACCGACATCTTACATACCACCCCTAATGGGTATTAACGTACCTCCAGTCGATCTACCGTCAAGATCAAGCACCAGCGGAGAATTGGCAATTGATGCCGTAAGCGCTATGTCGCGTAGTTCGCTAATTCGAAGCAATGTGAAGGCAGCGCAGCTTGACAAAATGGGCATTGATGTACTACAGCAGACCAAGAAAGCTACTGAGTCCGTGCCATTACCTTCCTACTATAACCCTGGTGTCGTAAATCCCGTTCGATATGCCGATCAAGTGCAAAAGCGAAAACTGCTATGGAGCCATAAGACACCCGAAAGCAAGGATGTTACCACAAACATCAGTAAATGggaacaagccaaattttcccAAGACAAAGATGGCAAAATGGCGTCTAAGTTTTTACGCCTGATGGGCGTTAAGGATGGTCAGAAGGTAACGTCCGGCTCATCCTCTAAACCAGGCAGTTCTTCAGGAGATAGTATTAACAAACAGGAGGAACTTTTCTCAACAATGGAACAGCAGTATGAGGTGGCACGTCAAGTGACACACACGATGCGAGGTGTGGGTCTTGGCTTTAGCTCGCAGCCACGCACCTTCTAA